The proteins below are encoded in one region of Paenibacillus sp.:
- a CDS encoding carbohydrate ABC transporter permease: protein MMKSSFGDKLFDTCNYALLTVLMLITLYPFLYVVFASLSTPSELIKHTGILWKPQGFFLEGYRLVLLNPMIGVGYRNTLFYVAVGTVMNVFFTALFAFVLSRRDLFWKKYMMMMIVFTMFFSGGLIPDYMLVKHLGMLDTRWALIVPGLIATWNLIIMRTSFQSIPYELEESAKMDGASDWTVFWKIILPLSVPLLAVMVLFYGVQHWNAWASALIYLRDRDLFPLQLVLREILIQNSMNDMTNLTTDSDPFLGEVVKHATIVVATVPILVLYPLIQRHFTKGVMIGALKG from the coding sequence ATGATGAAATCGTCTTTCGGAGATAAACTGTTCGACACATGCAATTACGCATTGTTAACCGTCTTAATGTTGATTACGTTATATCCTTTCCTCTACGTGGTTTTCGCATCGCTGAGCACGCCGTCCGAACTGATTAAACATACGGGCATCCTGTGGAAGCCCCAGGGCTTCTTCCTTGAGGGATACCGTCTGGTCCTGCTCAATCCGATGATCGGCGTCGGTTATCGAAATACGTTGTTTTACGTTGCCGTCGGTACGGTCATGAATGTGTTCTTCACCGCGTTGTTCGCTTTCGTCCTGTCCCGCAGGGATTTGTTTTGGAAGAAATACATGATGATGATGATCGTGTTCACTATGTTTTTCAGCGGCGGCTTGATTCCGGATTACATGCTGGTCAAACATCTCGGCATGCTCGATACGCGGTGGGCGCTGATCGTGCCCGGCTTGATCGCGACATGGAATTTGATCATTATGCGTACGTCGTTCCAGTCGATTCCCTATGAGCTGGAGGAGTCGGCTAAGATGGACGGAGCATCGGATTGGACGGTGTTTTGGAAAATCATACTCCCTCTCTCGGTCCCGCTTTTGGCCGTTATGGTGCTGTTTTACGGCGTACAACACTGGAACGCTTGGGCAAGCGCATTGATTTATTTGCGCGACCGCGATTTGTTCCCGCTGCAGTTAGTGCTTAGAGAAATTTTGATCCAAAACAGCATGAACGACATGACCAACCTGACGACGGACAGCGACCCGTTCCTGGGCGAGGTCGTCAAGCATGCGACGATCGTCGTGGCGACCGTTCCGATCTTGGTCTTGTACCCGTTGATTCAGCGGCATTTCACGAAAGGGGTTATGATCGGCGCGCTGAAGGGGTAA
- a CDS encoding extracellular solute-binding protein, translated as MKKRTQLTLVSCIAIAATALAGCNAGGNEGGGAAAPAQSDKGSTSQKEQQGPVEISFFMNTNMEAKAVKGFEEIEGFKEIQRRTNTKINFQLPGDGSQFNIMLASGSYPDIMFVPRNYPGGVEKLVQEGIALKLNDLIEEHAPNYKKILDEHPEIKKQIMMDDGTIAKFPQIDIDMHRIAYSGHIIREDWLNKLNLQAPTTIDEWYKVLKAFKENDMNGNGVADEIPLGERGDTLSSISSFATSYGILANTFHLNPQTGKVTYGPYEPAFKDYVTTMNKWYEEGLIDSEFAALDKKAFEAKFANNTIGSYAAVISGINNFKDLMQAQVPDFKLIGLSPPIGPAGKSYSGHTQMVQNVPLEGAVISSQAKDPVAAVKLLDFMIGPEGSDLQNWGIEGKSYVVENGKKKYTDEVFKHPDFSPSDAVKKYALPTTGMVKVMSFDAWAAFELKYPEAAEANKKWYDADRSLLLPALTFTGEESQTLGSIMSEVETYSREMWVKFIMGNEPIDNYEQFRDTLSKMRIEEAIAIYQAAYERFQNRK; from the coding sequence ATGAAAAAGAGAACACAGTTGACTCTCGTAAGCTGTATCGCGATCGCCGCAACGGCGCTGGCCGGCTGCAACGCGGGCGGGAACGAAGGCGGCGGCGCGGCCGCCCCGGCGCAATCGGACAAGGGTTCTACATCGCAGAAGGAACAACAAGGACCCGTGGAAATATCTTTCTTTATGAACACGAACATGGAAGCGAAAGCCGTGAAAGGCTTCGAGGAAATCGAAGGGTTCAAGGAGATTCAAAGACGTACTAATACGAAAATCAATTTCCAGCTTCCAGGCGACGGGTCGCAATTCAATATTATGTTGGCATCCGGCTCGTATCCGGACATCATGTTCGTGCCGAGAAATTATCCGGGCGGCGTCGAAAAGCTCGTCCAGGAAGGCATCGCGTTGAAGCTGAACGATTTAATCGAGGAGCATGCGCCTAATTACAAGAAAATTCTGGACGAGCATCCGGAGATTAAAAAGCAGATCATGATGGATGACGGGACGATCGCGAAATTTCCTCAGATCGATATCGACATGCACCGGATCGCGTATTCCGGACATATCATCCGCGAGGACTGGTTGAACAAGCTGAATCTTCAGGCGCCGACGACGATCGACGAGTGGTACAAAGTCTTGAAAGCGTTTAAAGAAAACGATATGAACGGCAACGGCGTCGCGGACGAAATACCGCTGGGCGAGCGCGGCGACACCTTGAGCTCGATCAGTTCGTTCGCTACGAGCTACGGCATTTTGGCGAATACGTTCCATTTGAACCCGCAAACCGGAAAAGTGACGTATGGTCCGTACGAGCCGGCATTCAAGGACTATGTGACCACGATGAACAAATGGTACGAAGAAGGCTTGATCGACAGTGAATTCGCGGCGCTCGATAAGAAGGCGTTCGAGGCGAAATTCGCGAATAATACGATCGGCTCTTACGCGGCCGTCATTTCCGGCATTAACAACTTTAAAGACTTAATGCAGGCGCAAGTTCCGGACTTTAAGCTTATAGGCTTAAGTCCGCCCATCGGCCCGGCCGGCAAATCGTACAGCGGACACACTCAGATGGTGCAGAACGTTCCGCTCGAGGGTGCCGTCATCAGCTCGCAAGCCAAAGACCCGGTTGCCGCGGTCAAGCTGCTGGACTTCATGATCGGCCCGGAAGGCAGCGATTTGCAAAACTGGGGCATCGAAGGCAAGAGCTATGTCGTCGAGAACGGCAAGAAGAAATATACCGACGAAGTCTTCAAACACCCCGATTTCTCTCCGTCCGACGCCGTAAAGAAATACGCGCTGCCGACTACGGGGATGGTGAAGGTGATGAGCTTCGACGCCTGGGCCGCCTTCGAATTGAAATATCCGGAAGCGGCGGAAGCGAACAAGAAGTGGTACGACGCCGACCGTTCCTTGCTGCTCCCCGCGCTTACGTTCACGGGCGAAGAAAGTCAGACGCTCGGCAGCATCATGAGCGAAGTAGAGACGTACTCCAGGGAGATGTGGGTGAAGTTCATCATGGGTAACGAGCCGATCGACAATTACGAACAATTCCGCGATACGCTGAGCAAGATGAGAATCGAAGAAGCGATCGCAATCTATCAAGCGGCTTACGAACGATTCCAAAACCGGAAATAG
- a CDS encoding ThuA domain-containing protein gives MAARVMVWNEHRHERRNCIVRDIYPDGIHWTIASFLAEAGYETRTATLDEPEHGLTDEALNETDVLIWWGHLAHEEVSDEAVRKVRERVLNGMGLIVLHSGHFSKIFKTLMGTSCELKWREADEKERLWVVSPGHPIVEGIGEYIDLPKEEMYGEHFDIPAPDELIFTSWFEGGEVFRSGCAYFRGSGKIFYFRPGHETYPTYHHRDIQRVIANAVQWARPVRRSRPVYGNAKPLERIGVKA, from the coding sequence ATGGCGGCGAGAGTGATGGTATGGAACGAGCATCGACATGAGCGAAGAAATTGTATCGTCAGGGACATTTACCCAGACGGCATCCATTGGACGATCGCGTCCTTCTTGGCGGAGGCGGGGTACGAAACTAGAACGGCGACGTTGGATGAGCCGGAGCACGGCCTGACGGACGAAGCGTTGAACGAGACGGACGTCCTCATCTGGTGGGGACATCTGGCTCACGAAGAAGTAAGCGACGAGGCGGTACGGAAGGTGCGGGAGCGCGTGCTGAACGGCATGGGGCTGATCGTCCTTCATTCCGGACATTTCTCGAAAATATTCAAGACGTTAATGGGAACGAGCTGCGAGCTGAAATGGCGCGAAGCGGACGAGAAGGAGCGGTTGTGGGTCGTGTCGCCGGGCCATCCGATCGTCGAAGGCATCGGGGAGTACATCGACCTGCCGAAGGAAGAAATGTATGGCGAGCATTTCGACATTCCGGCGCCGGACGAATTAATTTTTACGAGCTGGTTCGAGGGCGGGGAGGTGTTCCGCAGCGGCTGCGCGTACTTCCGCGGCAGCGGAAAAATTTTTTATTTCCGGCCCGGACACGAAACCTATCCTACGTATCATCATCGAGATATTCAGCGCGTCATCGCGAACGCGGTGCAATGGGCGCGGCCCGTTCGGCGCAGCCGACCGGTTTACGGGAACGCGAAGCCGCTGGAGCGAATCGGGGTGAAGGCATGA
- a CDS encoding ROK family transcriptional regulator encodes MKLTGDQTYIKRMNKSLVLDTIIAHAPISRADISAKLGLNKATVSSLVAEWLDERLVLETGLGASSGGRKPVMLLYNAQAGYAVGVDLGVNYISAALTDLSGVVVARERQRLRDAEPGAVLERVVGLVRALTAQAPASPYGVVGVGVGVPGIVDGDGVVLTAPNFGWRDVPLRAMLEDAAGLPACIENEANAGAVGEQRYGIGRDASDAVYISAGVGIGTGLIVGRDLYRGASGFSGELGHMTIQADQGLPCGCGSSGCWEMYASEKALLHRLAPHPEREDLESVLRLADEGDAAAADALSDIGRYLGIGVATILNAFNPEMVIVGNRLALARAYVEQPLLDAVERRSLRQHRRRARIEFASLGLDSAALGAASLAISRFLAAAKAGEQA; translated from the coding sequence ATGAAGCTGACCGGGGACCAAACGTACATCAAACGAATGAACAAATCGCTCGTGCTGGACACGATCATCGCGCATGCGCCGATTTCGCGCGCCGACATTTCCGCGAAACTCGGGCTGAACAAAGCGACGGTCTCTTCCCTTGTCGCCGAATGGCTCGACGAACGGCTCGTGCTGGAGACGGGCCTCGGCGCCTCGAGCGGCGGCCGCAAACCGGTGATGCTGCTGTACAACGCGCAGGCCGGTTACGCCGTCGGCGTTGACCTCGGCGTCAACTATATCAGCGCCGCGCTGACCGACCTGTCCGGCGTCGTCGTCGCGCGGGAGCGGCAGCGGCTGCGCGACGCGGAGCCGGGCGCGGTGCTGGAGCGCGTCGTCGGCCTCGTCCGCGCGCTGACGGCGCAGGCGCCGGCGTCGCCCTACGGCGTCGTCGGCGTCGGCGTCGGCGTGCCGGGCATCGTGGACGGCGACGGCGTCGTCCTTACCGCGCCGAACTTCGGCTGGCGCGACGTCCCGCTGCGCGCCATGCTGGAAGACGCCGCTGGCCTTCCGGCGTGCATCGAGAACGAGGCGAACGCCGGCGCGGTCGGCGAGCAGCGGTACGGCATCGGGCGCGACGCGTCCGACGCGGTGTACATCAGCGCCGGCGTCGGCATCGGCACCGGGCTCATCGTCGGCCGCGACCTGTACCGCGGCGCGTCCGGCTTCTCCGGCGAGCTCGGCCATATGACGATTCAGGCCGACCAAGGGCTCCCGTGCGGCTGCGGCAGCTCGGGCTGCTGGGAAATGTACGCATCGGAGAAGGCGCTGCTGCACCGTCTCGCGCCTCATCCGGAGCGCGAAGACCTCGAGAGCGTCCTGCGCCTTGCGGACGAAGGCGACGCGGCGGCGGCGGACGCCCTCTCGGACATTGGCCGGTATCTCGGCATCGGCGTCGCTACCATCCTGAACGCGTTCAACCCGGAGATGGTCATCGTCGGCAACCGGCTCGCCCTCGCCCGCGCGTACGTGGAGCAGCCGCTGCTCGACGCCGTCGAGCGCCGCTCGCTGCGCCAGCATCGCCGCCGCGCGCGCATCGAATTCGCCTCGCTCGGACTCGACTCCGCGGCGCTCGGCGCCGCCTCCCTTGCGATTTCGCGGTTTCTCGCCGCCGCGAAGGCGGGGGAGCAGGCGTGA
- a CDS encoding ABC transporter permease: protein MRSRFQETAAVLGKDFKKNKLLYLLSLSGVAYYLIFKYIPMYGALIAFKEFSPTKGILGSPWVGFKHFVDFFQSYYFWRILRNTIMINVYELLFAFPAPIILALLLNEVRKTMFKRMVQTVTYLPHFVSIVVICGMLVDFSSKDGLLNTILGWFGAEPQNLLLNPDLFRTIYIGSGIWQGIGWGSIIYLAALTAIDPQLYDAATVDGANRWKQMVHVTLPGIMPTIVILLILQIGGMMNVGFEKIILLYNPQTYETADVISSFVYRRGILEANYSHSTAVGLFNATINFALLILANRVSRKVSETSLW, encoded by the coding sequence ATGCGCTCTCGGTTTCAAGAGACTGCGGCGGTGCTGGGAAAGGATTTTAAGAAAAATAAACTGCTCTACCTCCTGTCGTTATCCGGCGTGGCATATTACTTGATTTTCAAGTACATCCCCATGTACGGCGCCTTGATCGCCTTCAAAGAGTTCTCGCCGACCAAGGGAATCCTCGGCAGTCCTTGGGTAGGGTTCAAGCATTTCGTGGATTTCTTTCAAAGCTATTACTTTTGGAGAATTTTGCGAAACACGATCATGATCAACGTATACGAGCTGCTGTTCGCTTTCCCGGCCCCGATCATCCTTGCGCTGCTTTTGAACGAGGTACGCAAAACGATGTTCAAACGAATGGTTCAGACGGTTACGTATTTGCCGCATTTCGTTTCGATCGTAGTCATTTGCGGGATGTTGGTCGATTTTTCCTCTAAAGACGGATTGTTGAATACGATCCTAGGTTGGTTCGGAGCGGAGCCGCAGAATTTGTTGTTGAATCCCGATTTGTTTCGAACCATCTATATCGGTTCAGGCATCTGGCAGGGCATCGGTTGGGGATCGATTATTTATCTCGCCGCTTTGACGGCGATCGATCCGCAGCTTTACGATGCGGCGACCGTCGACGGCGCGAATCGCTGGAAGCAAATGGTACACGTGACGCTGCCCGGTATTATGCCTACGATCGTCATTTTGCTGATTCTGCAAATCGGCGGGATGATGAACGTCGGATTCGAGAAAATTATCCTGCTGTACAATCCGCAGACCTACGAAACCGCGGACGTCATCTCCAGCTTCGTCTACCGGCGAGGCATACTGGAGGCGAATTACAGCCACAGTACGGCGGTCGGATTATTCAATGCAACCATTAACTTCGCACTTTTGATCCTTGCCAATCGCGTCAGCCGCAAGGTCAGCGAAACAAGCTTATGGTAG
- the xylA gene encoding xylose isomerase gives MSVFQGIGKIQYEGKQSKNPLAFKHYNPDEIVLGRRMEDYLRFAVAYWHTFVGEGSDPFGVGTAIRPWQGSNGLDLAKRRVEASFEFYEKLGIPYFCFHDRDIAPEGDTLRETNKNLDVIVGMMKDYMKTSKVKLLWNTANMFTNPRFVHGAATSSNAEVFAYAAAQVKKALETGLELGSENYVFWGGREGYESLLNTDMKLELDNLARFLRMAVDYADEIGYKGQFLIEPKPKEPSKHQYDFDAATTIAFLKTYGLDDRFKLNIEANHATLAGHTFEHELHVSRINGMLGSIDANQGDTLLGWDTDEFPTDLASVTLAMYEIVKNDGLGSGGVNFDAKVRRQSFDAEDLFYAHIAGMDTFARGLKAAARLIEERVLDQVLEERYESFRSGIGLEIVSGKADFKSLEAYIIDKGEIQNKSGRLEQIRSLLNEYIF, from the coding sequence ATGAGCGTATTCCAAGGCATCGGCAAGATCCAATACGAAGGCAAGCAATCGAAAAACCCGTTAGCATTCAAACATTACAACCCGGACGAAATCGTGCTCGGCCGCCGCATGGAGGACTATCTCCGTTTCGCAGTCGCCTATTGGCATACGTTCGTCGGCGAAGGTTCCGACCCGTTCGGCGTCGGCACGGCGATCCGCCCGTGGCAAGGCTCGAACGGCCTCGACCTCGCGAAGCGCCGCGTCGAAGCGTCCTTCGAATTTTACGAGAAGCTCGGCATCCCGTATTTCTGCTTCCACGACCGCGACATCGCGCCGGAAGGCGACACGCTGCGCGAAACGAATAAAAACCTCGACGTCATCGTCGGCATGATGAAAGATTATATGAAGACGAGCAAGGTCAAGCTGCTGTGGAACACGGCCAACATGTTCACGAACCCGCGCTTCGTCCACGGCGCCGCTACGTCCAGCAACGCCGAAGTGTTCGCTTACGCTGCCGCGCAGGTGAAGAAAGCGCTCGAAACCGGCCTTGAGCTCGGCTCCGAAAACTACGTGTTCTGGGGCGGCCGCGAAGGCTACGAGTCGCTGCTCAACACGGACATGAAGCTGGAGCTCGACAACTTGGCGCGCTTCCTCCGCATGGCGGTCGACTACGCGGACGAAATCGGCTACAAAGGCCAGTTCCTGATCGAGCCGAAACCGAAGGAGCCGTCGAAGCATCAATACGATTTCGACGCGGCGACGACGATCGCGTTCCTGAAGACGTACGGCCTCGACGACCGGTTCAAGCTGAACATCGAAGCGAACCACGCGACGCTCGCGGGCCACACGTTCGAACACGAGCTGCATGTGTCCCGCATCAACGGCATGCTCGGCTCGATCGACGCGAACCAAGGGGATACGCTGCTCGGCTGGGATACCGACGAATTCCCGACGGATCTGGCGTCGGTCACGCTCGCGATGTACGAAATCGTCAAGAACGACGGCCTCGGCAGCGGCGGCGTCAACTTCGACGCGAAGGTTCGCCGTCAGTCGTTCGACGCGGAAGACTTGTTCTACGCGCATATCGCGGGGATGGACACGTTCGCGCGCGGCTTGAAGGCGGCGGCGCGTCTTATCGAGGAGCGCGTGCTCGACCAAGTGCTCGAAGAGCGTTACGAGAGCTTCCGCTCCGGCATCGGCCTCGAGATCGTCAGCGGGAAGGCGGATTTCAAATCGCTTGAGGCGTACATCATCGACAAAGGCGAGATCCAAAACAAATCCGGCCGTCTGGAGCAAATCCGCTCCCTGTTGAACGAATACATTTTCTAA
- the xylB gene encoding xylulokinase, producing the protein MKYVIGVDLGTSSVKALLVDREGRIAGEATREYPLLQERSGYSEQRPEDWVRETVNALADVVRASGVPAGDVEGISFSGQMHGLVLLDAEHRPLRNAILWNDTRTTKQCRDIEAALGGKLLDITRNPALEGFTLPKLLWVKEHEPELYSRAATFVLPKDYVRYRLTGDIAMDLSDAAGTLLLDVRAKAWSADVCERVGVDLALCPPLVDSTALVGTLLPDVAAEAGLTSGTRVFAGGADNACGAVGAGILGEGATMCSIGTSGVILGYERDKDRDFAGKVHFFNHAQEDAYYAMGVTLSAGHSLGWFRDTFAPGVPFGELLATVGDVPIGSKGLLYTPYLVGERTPHADAVIRGSFVGMDASHTRIDFARAVMEGITFSLNESIELFRAAGKSVGRILSIGGGAKNPVWLQMQADVFGAEIATLQNEQGPGMGAAMLAAVGCGWFGSLAECASAFLRYGAAYEPKPENVQRYAELFEVYKDVYTQTRGLNERLQKFRI; encoded by the coding sequence ATGAAGTACGTCATCGGCGTAGACCTCGGTACGAGCTCGGTGAAGGCGCTGCTCGTCGACCGGGAAGGGCGCATCGCGGGAGAGGCGACGCGGGAATATCCGCTGCTGCAGGAACGGTCCGGGTACAGCGAACAGCGGCCGGAGGATTGGGTGCGGGAGACGGTGAACGCGCTCGCGGACGTCGTACGCGCTTCCGGCGTGCCGGCGGGCGACGTGGAAGGCATCAGCTTCTCGGGCCAAATGCACGGGCTCGTGCTGCTCGACGCAGAGCATCGTCCGCTGCGCAACGCGATTTTATGGAACGACACCCGCACGACGAAGCAGTGCCGCGACATCGAGGCCGCCCTCGGCGGCAAGCTGCTCGACATTACGCGCAACCCGGCGCTGGAAGGCTTCACGCTGCCGAAGCTGCTGTGGGTGAAGGAGCATGAGCCGGAGCTGTATTCGCGAGCGGCGACGTTCGTGCTGCCGAAAGATTATGTGCGGTACCGCCTGACGGGCGACATCGCGATGGACCTCTCCGACGCGGCGGGGACGCTGCTGCTCGACGTGCGGGCGAAGGCGTGGAGCGCGGACGTGTGCGAGCGCGTCGGCGTGGACCTGGCGCTCTGCCCGCCGCTCGTCGACTCGACGGCGCTTGTCGGCACGCTGTTGCCGGACGTCGCCGCCGAGGCCGGTCTGACGAGCGGAACGAGGGTGTTCGCGGGCGGCGCGGACAACGCGTGCGGCGCCGTCGGCGCCGGGATTCTCGGCGAGGGCGCGACGATGTGCAGCATCGGCACGTCCGGCGTCATCCTCGGGTACGAGCGCGACAAGGACCGCGACTTCGCGGGGAAGGTGCATTTCTTCAACCATGCGCAGGAAGACGCGTATTACGCAATGGGCGTCACGCTGTCCGCGGGGCACAGCCTCGGCTGGTTCCGCGACACGTTCGCTCCGGGCGTGCCGTTCGGCGAGCTGCTCGCGACCGTCGGCGACGTGCCGATCGGCTCGAAGGGGCTGCTGTACACGCCGTATCTCGTCGGCGAACGGACGCCGCACGCGGACGCCGTCATTCGCGGCAGCTTCGTCGGAATGGACGCGTCGCATACGCGCATCGATTTCGCCCGCGCCGTCATGGAGGGCATCACGTTCTCGCTGAACGAGTCGATCGAGCTGTTCCGCGCCGCGGGCAAGTCCGTCGGCCGCATTCTCTCGATCGGCGGCGGCGCGAAGAACCCCGTGTGGCTTCAGATGCAGGCGGACGTGTTCGGCGCCGAAATCGCGACGCTGCAGAACGAGCAGGGCCCGGGCATGGGCGCGGCGATGCTCGCGGCGGTCGGCTGCGGCTGGTTCGGCTCGCTCGCCGAATGCGCGTCGGCGTTCCTCCGGTACGGCGCCGCGTACGAGCCGAAGCCCGAGAACGTTCAGCGGTACGCGGAGCTGTTCGAAGTGTACAAGGACGTTTATACGCAAACGCGAGGGCTTAACGAACGTTTGCAGAAGTTTCGGATATAA
- a CDS encoding extracellular solute-binding protein, with the protein MFKKAMTYLALISTTAVVLAGCNDGGEAGGSSAEGNTGIGFNKEGLPLVDEPITLDVLTVRWGNMGDSFTKNAWLQELEKATNVKINWQVMSSNDWGEQKSVMLASGELPDVIMGNIALSDSDIINNLPYFRPLDEYIDAYMPNLKAAMEETPVMRKLSTFPDGNMYSLPARLPSRPVSATQPVINKAWLDTLGLEPPENIEELYAVLKAFKEQDPNGNGKPDEIPVSNEGDIELQLLMPFGITNLRGNLMMIQDGKPVYFPTSEQYKEGLKWAHKLYAEGLIDPETFTQDGTMLSAKRQNPDAPLIGFTYQWTPDAVFGKWSDQYVTLAPIAGPDGKRYQEGSPEGMSFRRNEVLITTFNEHPEATARWIDQFYTAEASIQNFWGAIGTSIEKHGDGTYSLMAPPEGTSADAWYWENSLRDFGPKYVSPGFEKNIKLDPTTGDGLKLELDKLGKQFVTEPYPEVMHTAEEYQELPTLTTDINSYIASTRAQWVTKGGIDEGWDAYVQQLNEMGLQRLIQIYEDAYERYMNVE; encoded by the coding sequence ATGTTCAAGAAAGCGATGACGTATCTTGCCCTTATTTCTACGACGGCCGTCGTACTCGCCGGCTGCAACGACGGCGGCGAAGCGGGAGGATCGTCCGCCGAAGGCAATACGGGAATCGGCTTTAATAAAGAGGGTCTTCCGTTGGTGGACGAACCGATTACGCTCGATGTGCTGACCGTTCGCTGGGGCAACATGGGAGACAGCTTCACGAAGAACGCTTGGCTGCAGGAGCTGGAAAAAGCGACCAACGTGAAGATCAATTGGCAGGTGATGTCCTCGAACGACTGGGGAGAGCAGAAGTCGGTCATGCTGGCGAGCGGGGAGCTTCCGGACGTCATCATGGGGAATATCGCGTTGAGCGACTCCGATATCATCAATAACTTGCCTTACTTCCGGCCGCTCGACGAATATATTGACGCGTATATGCCGAATTTGAAGGCTGCGATGGAAGAGACGCCCGTCATGCGAAAGCTAAGCACGTTCCCGGACGGAAACATGTATTCGCTTCCGGCGAGATTGCCGTCGCGGCCCGTCTCGGCGACGCAGCCGGTCATCAACAAAGCTTGGCTGGATACGTTGGGATTGGAGCCGCCGGAAAATATCGAGGAGCTTTACGCGGTACTGAAAGCTTTCAAGGAACAGGATCCGAACGGGAACGGAAAGCCGGACGAAATCCCCGTAAGCAACGAGGGCGATATCGAACTGCAGCTGCTCATGCCTTTCGGCATCACGAATCTTAGAGGGAATCTCATGATGATTCAGGACGGCAAGCCCGTATACTTCCCTACGTCGGAACAGTATAAAGAGGGCTTGAAATGGGCGCATAAGCTGTACGCGGAAGGGTTGATCGATCCGGAAACGTTCACGCAGGACGGCACGATGCTCAGCGCGAAGCGGCAAAATCCGGACGCGCCGCTCATCGGATTTACGTACCAATGGACGCCGGACGCCGTATTCGGCAAGTGGAGCGATCAATACGTCACTCTGGCGCCCATCGCCGGACCGGACGGCAAGCGATATCAGGAGGGAAGCCCGGAAGGGATGAGCTTCCGGCGCAACGAAGTGCTGATCACGACCTTCAACGAGCATCCGGAAGCGACGGCGCGATGGATCGACCAGTTCTATACGGCCGAAGCGAGCATTCAGAATTTCTGGGGCGCCATCGGCACCTCCATCGAGAAACACGGCGACGGGACGTATTCGCTGATGGCTCCGCCCGAAGGGACTAGCGCGGATGCATGGTATTGGGAAAATTCGCTGCGCGATTTCGGTCCGAAATACGTAAGCCCCGGCTTCGAGAAAAATATTAAGCTCGATCCGACGACAGGCGACGGCCTGAAGCTGGAGCTCGACAAGCTCGGGAAGCAGTTCGTTACCGAGCCGTACCCGGAGGTGATGCATACGGCGGAGGAGTATCAAGAATTGCCGACGCTCACGACCGACATCAACAGCTATATCGCGAGCACCCGCGCTCAATGGGTGACGAAAGGCGGCATCGACGAAGGCTGGGACGCCTACGTACAGCAGCTCAACGAAATGGGACTGCAGCGCTTGATTCAAATCTACGAAGACGCATACGAGCGCTATATGAACGTCGAATAA
- a CDS encoding Gfo/Idh/MocA family oxidoreductase translates to MKREYRIGLIGLGGMAREHIHWMDAVGRFRVVAVSDVDAEALANVGGRLGLGEEKRYSDFVRLIDDPDVDAIVSVTPNHVHADIVRACLLAGKPFLAEKPFTRVFEEAVPLLELYERRPVPAMIGFTYRYTPAFRYARELVRGGAIGAVRSFSIQYLQGWGSAIYDTPYLWRYNKEITGTGALGDLGSHMIDMARYLFGEFEELTAMLHTIIPERRDPSSGKPVRVEVDDFASFGARMADGSVGVFQTTRNAVGSGNQHEVSIYGDRGTIHASTLDPDRVVRIREEAPGQLARTTLEVPNRCKTKQYEDFLALLEGGTADGLPGFLDGFRNQEVLDAVVRSHVTKRAVRLPLLGRHEADRQQ, encoded by the coding sequence ATGAAGCGCGAGTATCGCATCGGGTTGATCGGTCTGGGAGGCATGGCGCGGGAGCATATTCACTGGATGGACGCCGTCGGCCGGTTCCGGGTCGTCGCCGTGAGCGACGTCGACGCGGAGGCGCTGGCGAACGTCGGCGGCCGGTTGGGCCTCGGCGAGGAGAAGCGTTACTCCGATTTCGTGCGGCTCATCGACGATCCGGACGTCGATGCGATCGTGTCCGTCACGCCGAACCATGTGCATGCGGATATCGTCCGCGCTTGCCTTCTCGCGGGGAAACCGTTCCTCGCGGAGAAGCCGTTCACCCGCGTCTTCGAGGAGGCGGTGCCGCTGTTGGAGCTGTACGAACGGAGGCCGGTGCCCGCGATGATCGGTTTTACGTACCGGTATACGCCGGCATTCCGCTATGCGCGAGAGCTGGTTCGCGGCGGAGCGATCGGCGCGGTGCGCAGCTTTTCGATACAGTACCTGCAGGGCTGGGGCTCCGCGATCTACGACACGCCTTATTTGTGGCGGTACAATAAGGAGATCACCGGTACGGGCGCGCTCGGCGATTTAGGCTCGCACATGATCGACATGGCGCGGTACTTGTTCGGCGAATTCGAGGAGCTTACCGCCATGCTGCATACGATCATCCCCGAGCGGAGAGATCCCTCGAGCGGGAAGCCCGTTCGCGTCGAGGTCGACGACTTCGCCAGCTTCGGGGCGCGAATGGCGGACGGGAGCGTCGGCGTATTCCAAACGACGCGGAACGCGGTCGGCTCGGGCAACCAGCACGAAGTGTCGATTTACGGCGATCGCGGCACGATTCACGCCTCGACGCTGGACCCGGACCGGGTGGTCCGAATCCGCGAGGAGGCGCCCGGTCAGCTGGCGAGGACGACGCTGGAGGTGCCGAACCGCTGCAAGACGAAGCAGTACGAGGATTTCTTGGCGCTGCTCGAGGGCGGAACTGCGGACGGACTTCCCGGCTTCCTGGACGGGTTTCGTAACCAAGAGGTGTTGGACGCCGTCGTCCGGTCTCACGTCACGAAGCGCGCGGTGCGATTGCCGCTGCTAGGGAGGCACGAAGCGGATCGGCAACAATAG